The following proteins are encoded in a genomic region of Triticum dicoccoides isolate Atlit2015 ecotype Zavitan chromosome 1B, WEW_v2.0, whole genome shotgun sequence:
- the LOC119299362 gene encoding probable glutathione S-transferase GSTU6, producing the protein MAGEDELKLLGTWASPWVSRVKLALHLKGLSYEYVEQDLDNKSDLLLTSNPVHKKVPVLIHNDKPICESVVILEYIDEAYDTTGPSLLPTDPYERAIARFWVDYIDQKLVIPWKVAFTADEEEEKTEGIKKMLAVVQTLEEALKECSKGKPFFGGDSVGYVDIALGGLLAFLQGTEELCGTKPFDIANTPLLLAWVERFTALDAAKVALPDVTKLVEFAKTKRARMALSIKK; encoded by the exons ATGGCCGGCGAAGACGAGCTGAAGCTGCTGGGTACATGGGCGAGCCCATGGGTTTCCAGGGTGAAACTCGCGCTCCACCTCAAGGGCTTGAGCTACGAGTACGTGGAGCAGGACCTCGACAACAAGAGCGACCTCCTCCTCACGTCCAACCCGGTGCACAAGAAGGTGCCCGTGCTCATCCACAACGACAAGCCAATTTGTGAGTCGGTCGTCATTCTAGAGTACATCGATGAGGCCTACGACACTACAGGCCCCTCCCTCCTGCCCACTGACCCCTACGAACGTGCCATTGCTCGGTTCTGGGTAGACTACATTGACCAGAAG CTAGTCATCCCGTGGAAAGTGGCGTTCACGGCCGACGAAGAGGAGGAGAAGACCGAGGGGATAAAGAAGATGTTGGCGGTGGTGCAGACGCTAGAGGAGGCTCTCAAGGAATGCTCCAAGGGAAAGCCCTTCTTTGGTGGTGATAGTGTTGGATACGTGGACATTGCACTGGGCGGTCTCTTGGCATTTTTGCAAGGAACTGAAGAGCTATGTGGTACCAAGCCCTTTGACATCGCCAACACTCCACTTTTGTTGGCGTGGGTGGAGCGCTTCACCGCGTTGGACGCCGCCAAGGTGGCCCTGCCAGACGTCACCAAGTTGGTTGAGTTTGCCAAGACGAAGCGGGCTCGGATGGCTTTGTCTATCAAGAAGTGA